Part of the Candidatus Eisenbacteria bacterium genome is shown below.
CGCATCCCAGAGCTTGCGGGTGCCGACCTCGGGTGGGTAAAGCCCGGAGAGGAGGCTGGCGCACGAGGGCCGGGTCCAGGGGGCCTGCGAGAAACTTCGTTCATAAAGAACCGACTCGCGGGCGAAAGCGTCTACCTCGGGGCTCGTCGGGAGATCATAGCCGTAGACGGAGAGATGGTCCGGCCGGAGCGTGTCGACGAGGACAAGGAAGATGTTCGGGCGATTGCGGGCGGATGGGCGCTCGGCGAGAGGATGCGCGCCGGACGATGGATCGAGATAAGGAACGATCCGCAGCAGACCGAGGATCGCGAGAAGAAGCGCTGCGGCGAGGAGACTCCTTCGAACCGAGCGCCCGAAGGAAGCGACGGAGATGAACGTCCGAACCACCGCGCCGACGACAAAGAACACCGCGCCCCAGAAGCCCGTCTGCTTGATGAGCGAAAGCGGATCCGCGAAGACCGGCTCCCAGAAGCCGATCGGGGTCGTGAGAAGCCAGAAACCGGGGAAGACACCGAGGAGGGCCCCGTATGCGCCGGCCGCGTTCGGGGCGAGCCGGTGTGAGAGCCGAAACGCCGTGCAGGCGGCGAGGAAGACCGGAAGGAGGGCCAGCCCCGGGAGGAAGGCGATCCCAGCGTTTGCCGATGCCGTATCGAAGAGATAGCGGGCCGGATGATTCGTCTGTATCAGCAGAATCACAGTTCGGATGAGCCCGGCAATGAGAGCGAGCGGGATCGTCACGCAGAGATAGACGATAGCCGCTCTTCGCAGCCAGCCGGATCTCGCCTCGCTCATCGCTCCTCCCTCACGATCTCCTCGATCCCTGTCTCGCCGCTCCGGGGATCATCCAGGAGCCCTCGGTTCGCCCTCTTCGCGCGGGGAACATCACGCCCGCAATCGTAGAAACTCATCCAGGATTCCCCGGTGGTCGAATGCCATCTTCTCCGGAAGTTCCTCCCATCGAAAGAAGCGGACGGACCGCGCGTCGTCCGCTCCGCGTGCGTCCCCCGTTCCGACCGCGGCGAAGACCACCGTGATCGTGTGGAAGCGCGGATCGCGGTCCGGATCCCCGTAGGCGCGGAACTGCTCCTCGACCCGGATCCGAAGCGATGTCTCCTCCTCCCCCTCCCTTCGCGCGGCCTCCTCGAGGCTCTCCCCCCACTCGACGAAGCCTCCCGGCAGCGCCCATCCGTGAGGGGGGTTCTTCCGCTCCACCAGAAAGACGCCCGAGCGACCGGCGTCCATGAGGATCAAGTCGACCGTCGGAAACGGGTTCCGCCGCCTCTCGACCTCAGCCCCGCAGCGCGGGCATCGGACGCTCCTCCGGTCCACGCGACACCTCCCCGAGGGGTTGGGGGCCCCCCCCTTGATCTCCCCCGCCCCGATCGTTCGCTCCAGGGTTCCTTTCGCGCTCAGAGGCGGTCTCTTGGGCACGGACCGGTCTCTTGGCACGAGGGGATGTGCGGAAGCGGCCAAATCTTGAGCGCCCCC
Proteins encoded:
- a CDS encoding NUDIX hydrolase codes for the protein MDAGRSGVFLVERKNPPHGWALPGGFVEWGESLEEAARREGEEETSLRIRVEEQFRAYGDPDRDPRFHTITVVFAAVGTGDARGADDARSVRFFRWEELPEKMAFDHRGILDEFLRLRA